A region of the Candidatus Rokuibacteriota bacterium genome:
CGAAGTCCAGCGCCTCCACGGTGCCACCGAGGGTCGGCGCGAAGCCCCCCTCGTCACCGACGCCCGTCGAGAGCCCCTGGTCCTTGAGGAGCTTGCGCAGGGCGTGGAAGATCTCCGCGCCCGCGCGGAGCGCCTCGGCGAAGGAGCCCGCCCCCGCGGGCACCAGCATGAACTCCTGCACGTCGAGGCCGTTGTCGGCATGCGCGCCGCCGTTCAGCACGTTCATGAACGGCACCGGCAGCACGCGCGCGCCCGGGCCGCCCAGGTACTGGTAGAGCGGCAGCCCGGCGTCGTCGGCCGCCGCGCGGGCCACGGCCAGCGAGACGCCGAGCAGCGCGTTGGCGCCCAGCGCGGACTTGTTGGGCGTGCCGTCCAGCTCGAGCAGGGCGCGATCCACGGCCGCCTGCTCGGAGGCCTCCATGTCCTCGACCTCGGGGGCGATCACCTCGATGACGCCCTGCACGGCGCGGCGCACCCCCCGGCCGAGGTAGCGGGCGTTGTCGCCATCGCGCAGCTCAACGGCCTCGCGCTTGCCCGTGGAGGCGCCGGACGGCACCATGGCGCGGCCGAAGGCGCCGGACTCGAGCCAGACCTCGACCTCCACCGTGGGGTTGCCCCGGGAGTCGAGGATCTCGCGGGCGTGGAGCGTGCGGATCTCTGACACGGTCAGGCCCTCCGCGCCGAGACGGACTGCTCCGCCACCATGCCCGGCCGAGTGACGAGCCAGACGAGGCCCCGCAGTGCGAGCCGAAGCCGCAGGCGAGGCGAGCGGCCATGGACACGCTGGCGAGCGGAGCGAGCCGGCGCCGGCCGGAGGTGTACGTGGGTGTACGCCGAGGATCCGCGGCGACCGAGAACGACGTATGGCGACGTCGATCGGGCGGGCATCAGGCCCTCCGGTCGAGGACGAAGCGGCCCAGCGCCCGGAGTGCCTCGGCCGCCGGCCCGAAGGGCTGGAGCACGCCGCAGGCCTCGGCCATCAGCGCCTCCGCCCGCGCGCGCGAGGCCTCGAGGCCGTGGAGCGCCGGATACGTCGCCTTGCGCTGCGCCTGGTCCTTGCCCGCCGTCTTGCCCAGCTCGGTCGTCGTGCCGGTCACGTCCAGGAGATCGTCCACGATCTGGAAGGCCAGACCGAGGCTCGTCCCTGCCGTCGCCAGCGCCTGCATCTGGGCCGCCGTGGCACCGCAGAGCGCGGCGCCGGCGCGGATCGAGGCGCGGATCAGCGCCGCCGTCTTGCGGAGATGGATGCCGTCGAGCGCCTCGGGGGTCACCAGGCGCCCCTCGGCCTCGAGGTCAGCCACCTGCCCGCCCACCATGCCGTCGCTGCCGGCGGCATCCGCGATCTCCGCGAGGACGTCCCGCAGCACGCGGCCGTCCATGCCGGGGCGGACGTTCTCGGCGACCAGCCGGAAGGCCCGGGTGAGCAGCGCATCCCCCGCCAGGATGGCCATGGCCTCGCCGAACACCTTGTGGCTGGTGGGACGGCCGCGCCGGACGTCGTCGTCATCCATGGCGGGCAGATCGTCGTGGACCAGCGAGTAGGTGTGGATCAGCTCCATCGCGCAGGCGGTGGGCATCACGTCGTCCATGCCGCCGCCCACGGCCTCCGCCCCGGCGATGACCAGCACCGGGCGCAGGCGCTTGCCGCCGGCGAACACGCTGTAGCGCATGGCCCGGTGGAGCGTCTCCGGCGGCGCCGACTCGGGGGGGAGGAAGCGCTCGAGGGCCTCGTCCACGGCCCGGGCCCGCTCCTTCATGTACGCGTGGACGTCGAGGCTCACGCAGGCGCCCCCTCGTCCCACGGAAGCGGCTCGGTCTTGAGCAGACCGGACTCGTCCCGGGTCAGGAGCTCGATGCGCTTCTCGGCCGCCTCGAGGTACTGGGCGCAGCGCCGCGCCAGCCCCACGCCCTCCTCGAAGGCCCGGAGCGATTCCTCCAGCGGCAGGTCGCCCGCCTCGAGCGTGTCCACGATCTGCTCGAGCCGCTGCAGCGTCTCCTCAAACTTGATGTCGCTCATCTCGCTCCTTGACGTCGGTGACGCGGGCGCCGAGCACGCCCCGGGCCAGCAGGATCTCCACCGCGTCACCGGGCGCGACCTGCGCCGCCCGCCGCACCACGGCCCCGGAGGCCAGCCGCGTCAGGCTGTAGCCGCGGCCCAGCACGGCCAGGGGCGAGAGGCTCTCCAGCCGCCCCGCCGCCGCGGCGAGGCGGTGCCGCGAGGCCGTCACGCGGTGGGAGACGGACGAGGCGAGCCGCCCGCGGAGCTGCGTGAGCACGGCGACCCCGTGAGAGATCCTAGCCAACGGGTGCAGTGAACTCAAGGCGTTTCTGGCCAGCTCCACCCGGTGAGCAACTCGCCGGTGGCTCGCTCGCCCCGCGGCGCGCAGGCGCAGCCCGAGATCGTCCACGCGGCGGTGGAGGTCGCGGAGCGCGCGAGCGGGATCGCTGAGGACCCGCCGGCGCGCCAGCCCCTCTACGCGCTCGCGACGACGGGCCAGCTGCCCCGCCATCGCGGCCTTGAGCCGAGCGTAGGCGTCGGCGACCGACCGGATCACCGCGAGCTTCTCCCGCACCACCAGCTCGGCCGCGCCCGAAGGGGTGGGTGCCCGGAGGTCGGCCACGAAGTCGGCGATGGTGACGTCCGTCTCGTGGCCCACGGCGGAGATGACCGGGACGGGGCAGGCGGCGATGGCGCGTGCCACCCGCTCGTCGTTGAAGGCCCACAGGTCCTCGATGGAGCCGCCGCCGCGGCCGACGATGACGACGTCCAGCCCCGGCACCTCCGCGAGCGCCCGTAGCGCCTCCACGATCTCGGCCGGGGCCTCTTCCCCCTGGACGCGCACCGGAGTCACGAGGATGTGCACGTCGGGGAAGCGGCGGCCGATGATGGTGAGGATGTCGCGGATGGCGGCACCGCTCGGAGAGGTGACGATGCCGATGGTGCGCGGGAAGGCCGGTAGCGGACGCTTGCGGGCGGGATCGAAGAGCCCCTCGGTCTCGAGCCGGCGCTTGAGCTGCTCGAAGGCCAGCTGCAGCGCGCCGAGCCCCTGGGGCTCCATCAGCTCGACCACCAACTGGTACTCCCCGCGCGCGGCGTAGACGTCGAGGCCGCCGAAGGCCAGCACCTGCAATCCGTCCTCGAGGTCGAAGCGCACGCGCCTGCCGCGCCCCTTGAAGAGCACGGCGCGGAGCTGCGCGTCCTCGTCCTTCAGCGTGAAGTAGGCATGGCCGGAGGCCGGCAGGCGGAGGTTGGAGATCTCCCCCTGCACCCAGAGCGCGGGGAAGTCCTCCTCGAGCTGCGTCTTGATGCGGGCGGTCAGCTCGGAGACGGTGAAGACCGCCCGCTCAGCCACGTCCCGCGCTCACCGGGAGAGCGTCTGGCGCGTGGCGGCGAGGAGCGTGTTGCGCATGAGCATGGCGACGGTCATGAGGCCCACCCCGCCCGGCACAGGCGTGATGGCGGAGGCCCGCGGCGCCACCGAGGCGAAGTCCACGTCACCCACGACCTTGCCCGTCTCGAGGCGGTTAATCCCCACATCGATGACGACGGCGCCCTCCTGGACCATGTCGCCCGTCACGACGCCGCGGCGGCCAGCCGCCACGCACAGCACATCCGCGCGCCGGCAATGGGCCGCGAGGTCGCGCGTGCGCGTGTGGCACATCGTGACGGTGGCATGCCGCGCCAGGAGCAGCTGGGCCAGCGGCTTGCCCACCAGCCGGGAGCGGCCCACCATCACCGCCTCGGCGCCCTCGAGCTTGATGCCGTAATGGTCGAGGATCTCGAGGCACCCCGCCGGCGTGCAGGGCACCGGGCCCGGCGCCCCGGTCAGGAGTCGCCCGAGGTTCATCGGGTGCAGGCCGTCGGCGTCCTTGTCCGGCGCGATGGCGCTCACCGCCTCGTCCTCGTCCATCCCCCTGGGCAGCGGCAGCTGGAGCAGGACGGCGTGGATGGCCGGGTCCCGGTTGATGGCCTCGATGGTGCCGAGCAGTCTCTCCCGCGAGCACCCGCCCGGGAAGAGGTAGTCGCGCGAGGCGATGCCCGCCTCGGCCGCCGCCCGCTTCTTGTTGCGGACGTAGATCTGCGAGGGCGGGTCGTCGCCCACCAGGATCACCGCCAGCGTCGGCGTGACTCCGGTGCGCGCCAGGAGATCGGCGGTGCCGGCCTTGACCGCGGCCAGCACCTTCGCCGCCACGACCTTGCCCTCGAGGAGCTGCACGGCACGGGCCCTCAGGCTGGAAGCGGCACGCGCAG
Encoded here:
- the eno gene encoding phosphopyruvate hydratase is translated as MSEIRTLHAREILDSRGNPTVEVEVWLESGAFGRAMVPSGASTGKREAVELRDGDNARYLGRGVRRAVQGVIEVIAPEVEDMEASEQAAVDRALLELDGTPNKSALGANALLGVSLAVARAAADDAGLPLYQYLGGPGARVLPVPFMNVLNGGAHADNGLDVQEFMLVPAGAGSFAEALRAGAEIFHALRKLLKDQGLSTGVGDEGGFAPTLGGTVEALDFVLRAIERAGYRPGEDVLLALDVAASELGEHGRYRLRADRAEKSSEEMIALYETLLARYPICSVEDGLGEDDWEGWRALTRRLGSRIQLVGDDVFVTNPAILQQGIRDGLANAILVKVNQIGTLTETLEAIELAKRAGYGTMISHRSGETEDTFVADLAVAVNAGQIKTGSLARGERIAKYNQLLRIEEELGTAAVWPGRAAFRGGAR
- a CDS encoding polyprenyl synthetase family protein; this translates as MKERARAVDEALERFLPPESAPPETLHRAMRYSVFAGGKRLRPVLVIAGAEAVGGGMDDVMPTACAMELIHTYSLVHDDLPAMDDDDVRRGRPTSHKVFGEAMAILAGDALLTRAFRLVAENVRPGMDGRVLRDVLAEIADAAGSDGMVGGQVADLEAEGRLVTPEALDGIHLRKTAALIRASIRAGAALCGATAAQMQALATAGTSLGLAFQIVDDLLDVTGTTTELGKTAGKDQAQRKATYPALHGLEASRARAEALMAEACGVLQPFGPAAEALRALGRFVLDRRA
- a CDS encoding exodeoxyribonuclease VII small subunit — its product is MSDIKFEETLQRLEQIVDTLEAGDLPLEESLRAFEEGVGLARRCAQYLEAAEKRIELLTRDESGLLKTEPLPWDEGAPA
- a CDS encoding exodeoxyribonuclease VII large subunit gives rise to the protein MAERAVFTVSELTARIKTQLEEDFPALWVQGEISNLRLPASGHAYFTLKDEDAQLRAVLFKGRGRRVRFDLEDGLQVLAFGGLDVYAARGEYQLVVELMEPQGLGALQLAFEQLKRRLETEGLFDPARKRPLPAFPRTIGIVTSPSGAAIRDILTIIGRRFPDVHILVTPVRVQGEEAPAEIVEALRALAEVPGLDVVIVGRGGGSIEDLWAFNDERVARAIAACPVPVISAVGHETDVTIADFVADLRAPTPSGAAELVVREKLAVIRSVADAYARLKAAMAGQLARRRERVEGLARRRVLSDPARALRDLHRRVDDLGLRLRAAGRASHRRVAHRVELARNALSSLHPLARISHGVAVLTQLRGRLASSVSHRVTASRHRLAAAAGRLESLSPLAVLGRGYSLTRLASGAVVRRAAQVAPGDAVEILLARGVLGARVTDVKERDERHQV
- a CDS encoding bifunctional 5,10-methylenetetrahydrofolate dehydrogenase/5,10-methenyltetrahydrofolate cyclohydrolase, whose product is MQLLEGKVVAAKVLAAVKAGTADLLARTGVTPTLAVILVGDDPPSQIYVRNKKRAAAEAGIASRDYLFPGGCSRERLLGTIEAINRDPAIHAVLLQLPLPRGMDEDEAVSAIAPDKDADGLHPMNLGRLLTGAPGPVPCTPAGCLEILDHYGIKLEGAEAVMVGRSRLVGKPLAQLLLARHATVTMCHTRTRDLAAHCRRADVLCVAAGRRGVVTGDMVQEGAVVIDVGINRLETGKVVGDVDFASVAPRASAITPVPGGVGLMTVAMLMRNTLLAATRQTLSR